In Sphingobacterium zeae, one genomic interval encodes:
- a CDS encoding family 43 glycosylhydrolase, whose translation MIPGVITLDGQTFRDDDGRIYMYWGTWGIYPDHGCAVGILNNDMKTFEKTALIPNTVAKDFFEAPYMFKHKGIYYLMYSSGHCEDDSYRVQYVKSKTSPMGPFEYPSTNPILTTNEDGSIHGPGHHSVLELDNRYFIVYHRHNNPHSGGGFHRQVAMDEIFFTPEGDIVPVRPTHAGVLDVLPAQAEPVDLALGKAVRASSFYSMDFRPSFVVDNNNGTLWRAKNNEGPAWVEIDLGKVVDIQTIAIQFEYPTYAYQYRLETSVDAINWTNYVDRSDNNRWASPIVEHGKALGRYVRLHILHTQLNGLPRGLWNMKVYTQQLAQETLWSPPQPMPAKEVTRGGLIHIDAADYKEGQLVKNIKNKGVIGGVFNAEQALAVKNYQGKRAFFFDGTTALRSSFAVPQSLEGNSSFSLALWVNNPTVERFEQLLAWSSGSQDLSKALFGYGSDPKQGAIIHGSWPDMGYSSVPGANSWHHIVFSFDGYQESIYVDGKLQRAENRMLFVHPGKFFVLGASDILNQNFSGYVADLKLYHTALDEQSVAKLANVGPKWQFFALQTDDLNLGKLTTLRNQGTAADTLVTLQDAEVVVKGNRLSIKGNAVESKVLSAILQEKNYALDFDWYYGTAWQHAVITADNGKKKFYRNGKFEKPDYSDKLLRVMSNGIQLTYPFHFFRAYPHRLTSDAVNKRFSQWKEGVANDLEAYIPKVLSPPHFINGNQVFAQVEKQQGLWYLFRGEGELSGWKQEPYHLFKSSKLENAIEVIVKDVFGHVSKPTRLSVRELKPNLIQFSRLQGDTIRNKRIPFWDGYEAIRWSDSTQTEVSWQNSSWKLQSKDTKWGDKLHPGPFLYKELEGDFTVEVKVSDVAGLAHRIRTSNEAGIMIQPVDRKDAYINHCILTGWNLGNLSRSIGPQIFQEDNTGTGIDFSPYLQVQKVGDYFFLRSSKDGLDWKDLPGTPFLRNDLNGKKLRVGLYQIAGNNALGYVVFDAFRIWK comes from the coding sequence ATGATTCCCGGCGTGATTACCCTAGACGGGCAAACCTTTCGGGATGACGATGGCCGCATCTATATGTATTGGGGAACCTGGGGGATCTATCCCGATCATGGATGTGCGGTAGGGATACTCAATAACGATATGAAAACTTTCGAAAAGACAGCCTTGATCCCCAATACCGTGGCGAAGGACTTTTTTGAAGCTCCTTATATGTTTAAACATAAGGGTATCTATTATCTGATGTACTCTTCCGGCCATTGTGAAGATGATAGCTACCGCGTGCAATACGTTAAAAGTAAAACAAGCCCTATGGGGCCTTTTGAATACCCCTCAACCAATCCCATTTTGACCACCAATGAGGATGGTAGTATTCATGGGCCAGGACATCATAGTGTGTTGGAGCTAGACAATCGTTATTTTATCGTCTATCACAGACACAATAATCCGCATTCGGGAGGTGGTTTCCACCGTCAGGTGGCGATGGATGAAATTTTTTTTACGCCAGAGGGTGATATCGTGCCGGTGCGGCCTACACATGCTGGCGTGCTGGATGTACTACCTGCTCAGGCAGAGCCCGTCGATTTGGCTTTAGGAAAAGCAGTGAGAGCATCCTCTTTCTACTCGATGGATTTTAGACCCTCTTTCGTGGTAGACAACAATAATGGAACATTATGGCGGGCCAAGAATAACGAAGGACCGGCATGGGTAGAAATTGACTTAGGAAAAGTCGTGGATATACAGACCATAGCCATTCAATTTGAGTATCCGACTTATGCCTATCAGTACCGCTTAGAGACTTCTGTTGATGCAATAAACTGGACGAATTATGTGGATCGCTCGGATAACAATCGTTGGGCAAGTCCTATCGTTGAACATGGTAAAGCTTTGGGACGATATGTTAGACTGCATATACTGCATACGCAATTGAATGGGCTTCCTCGTGGTCTGTGGAATATGAAGGTTTATACACAGCAGCTCGCTCAGGAGACATTATGGTCGCCGCCACAGCCCATGCCTGCTAAAGAAGTAACGCGAGGCGGTCTGATCCATATTGATGCAGCGGATTACAAGGAGGGGCAACTCGTGAAAAATATTAAAAATAAGGGTGTGATAGGGGGAGTGTTTAATGCTGAACAGGCATTGGCCGTTAAAAATTATCAAGGTAAGCGGGCATTTTTCTTTGATGGAACCACTGCGTTGCGATCGAGTTTTGCCGTACCGCAGTCGCTGGAAGGAAATAGCTCGTTTAGCCTTGCACTGTGGGTAAATAATCCTACGGTCGAAAGATTTGAACAACTGCTCGCCTGGTCTTCGGGATCGCAGGACCTCAGTAAGGCGCTATTTGGTTATGGCAGCGATCCAAAACAGGGTGCCATCATTCATGGATCGTGGCCTGATATGGGGTATTCTTCTGTTCCAGGGGCAAATTCCTGGCATCACATTGTATTCTCTTTCGATGGCTATCAAGAGTCTATTTACGTCGATGGAAAACTGCAACGTGCGGAAAACAGAATGCTGTTCGTTCATCCTGGGAAGTTTTTTGTTCTTGGAGCTTCGGACATACTCAATCAAAACTTTTCGGGGTATGTCGCCGATTTAAAACTGTATCATACTGCCTTGGATGAGCAATCGGTAGCCAAGTTGGCAAATGTGGGGCCGAAATGGCAATTTTTTGCGCTGCAAACTGATGATCTGAACTTGGGTAAGCTCACCACCTTAAGAAACCAGGGAACAGCAGCAGACACATTGGTAACGCTTCAAGATGCGGAAGTCGTTGTGAAGGGGAACAGACTGTCAATAAAAGGAAACGCCGTTGAAAGCAAGGTTTTGTCAGCGATATTGCAGGAAAAAAACTATGCTTTGGACTTCGACTGGTACTATGGTACTGCATGGCAACATGCTGTAATTACAGCTGATAATGGGAAAAAGAAATTCTATCGTAACGGTAAATTTGAAAAGCCGGATTATTCCGACAAACTGCTACGGGTCATGAGTAACGGTATTCAATTGACTTATCCATTTCATTTCTTTCGTGCTTATCCACATCGCTTAACATCGGATGCGGTAAATAAAAGATTCAGCCAGTGGAAGGAAGGGGTGGCTAATGATTTGGAAGCGTATATTCCAAAGGTACTTTCGCCACCACACTTTATTAATGGCAATCAGGTGTTTGCGCAGGTGGAAAAACAGCAAGGGCTTTGGTATCTGTTTCGGGGAGAAGGTGAGCTCTCGGGCTGGAAACAAGAGCCCTACCATCTTTTTAAATCGTCCAAACTTGAGAACGCGATCGAAGTGATTGTTAAAGATGTCTTTGGACATGTGAGCAAGCCCACCCGACTGTCTGTTCGGGAGCTAAAGCCTAACCTGATCCAGTTTTCACGACTACAGGGTGATACAATCCGAAATAAAAGAATCCCTTTTTGGGATGGATATGAGGCTATTCGTTGGAGTGATAGTACACAGACTGAGGTTTCTTGGCAGAACAGCAGCTGGAAATTACAGTCGAAGGATACCAAGTGGGGCGACAAATTACATCCCGGCCCTTTTCTTTATAAAGAGCTGGAAGGTGATTTTACTGTGGAAGTCAAGGTTAGCGATGTAGCGGGCTTGGCTCATCGGATACGCACATCAAACGAAGCTGGTATTATGATTCAACCGGTGGACAGAAAGGATGCTTACATCAATCATTGTATTTTAACGGGATGGAACCTCGGCAATCTGTCGCGAAGCATTGGACCGCAAATTTTTCAGGAAGACAATACGGGTACAGGAATCGATTTTTCGCCTTATCTTCAGGTTCAAAAGGTTGGTGATTATTTCTTTTTACGTTCCTCGAAAGATGGTTTGGATTGGAAGGA